A window from Mycolicibacterium tokaiense encodes these proteins:
- a CDS encoding sodium:solute symporter family protein yields the protein MILLGVALSIAVVVAIGFYVSKRVGGDSSNFLVGGRMMPYWLVGGALMGSAVDTNATLGNTDLAYGFGFWAGASLPLGLALCLLLTGIFFAKPMNRMGLMSFPDYYRLRFGRPVEIGASLLLIVAFCMLVAGNLVAGGLLFNYFLGMPYWLGAVLIAAIAVAYTGTGGLIADAYTAIIQMALILVGAIGLLVWMANTHGLGSPEGMGPLALGQLSDPAQGAVINWATLIALGIGDIVAIDFMQRVFAAKSPEAAQKACFSAAAGTALIGIPFGIAILSAASFLPAELDGPVLFVLLDQYAPPALAVLVLCGLVGASMSTANGAILAISNVCVRNLGGVRRTQITGKHDPLLRACRVAMAPMTVLSILIAVYVQQTGILLTLAFDLMLACLVVPFILGLVWRRGTVVAAMAAMAVGLVVRIVLFALTPTMYGVENTIFYVPNNLVSASFDGWPTFIAFAAAIVTYVAVSLSTPPATLRGLDISVADDVDDALASAPVKAAI from the coding sequence GTGATTCTTCTCGGTGTTGCTCTGAGCATCGCTGTTGTCGTCGCCATCGGTTTCTATGTGTCCAAGCGGGTCGGAGGCGACAGCTCAAACTTCCTGGTGGGCGGCCGGATGATGCCCTACTGGCTGGTGGGCGGGGCTCTGATGGGCTCGGCCGTGGACACTAACGCCACCCTGGGCAACACCGACCTGGCCTACGGGTTCGGCTTCTGGGCCGGTGCCTCACTGCCGCTGGGTCTGGCCCTCTGTCTGCTGCTCACCGGCATCTTCTTCGCCAAGCCGATGAACCGGATGGGGCTGATGTCCTTCCCCGACTACTACCGGTTGCGGTTCGGCCGCCCGGTGGAGATCGGCGCCTCCCTGCTGCTGATCGTCGCGTTCTGCATGCTGGTGGCGGGCAACCTGGTGGCCGGCGGGCTGTTGTTCAACTACTTCCTCGGCATGCCCTACTGGCTGGGCGCCGTGCTGATCGCCGCCATCGCCGTGGCCTACACCGGCACCGGCGGCCTGATCGCCGACGCCTACACCGCGATCATCCAGATGGCGCTCATCCTGGTCGGCGCCATCGGCCTGTTGGTGTGGATGGCCAACACCCACGGCCTCGGCAGCCCCGAGGGCATGGGCCCGTTGGCGCTCGGCCAGCTCTCGGATCCGGCGCAGGGCGCGGTGATCAACTGGGCCACCCTGATCGCACTGGGTATCGGTGACATCGTGGCCATCGACTTCATGCAGCGGGTGTTCGCGGCCAAGTCGCCGGAAGCCGCTCAGAAAGCCTGCTTCTCGGCGGCGGCGGGCACCGCCCTGATCGGCATCCCGTTCGGCATCGCCATCCTGTCGGCGGCGTCCTTCCTGCCGGCCGAACTCGACGGGCCGGTGCTGTTCGTGCTGCTGGACCAGTACGCTCCGCCGGCGCTGGCGGTGCTGGTGCTGTGCGGTCTGGTGGGCGCGTCGATGAGCACCGCCAACGGCGCCATCCTGGCGATCTCCAACGTCTGCGTCCGCAACCTCGGCGGCGTGCGGCGCACCCAGATCACCGGTAAGCACGACCCCCTGCTGCGGGCCTGCCGGGTCGCGATGGCGCCGATGACGGTGTTGTCGATCCTGATCGCGGTGTACGTCCAGCAGACAGGGATCCTGCTCACGCTGGCGTTCGACCTGATGCTGGCCTGCCTGGTGGTGCCCTTCATTCTGGGCCTGGTGTGGCGCCGCGGCACCGTGGTCGCGGCGATGGCCGCCATGGCGGTGGGCCTGGTGGTGCGCATCGTGCTGTTCGCCCTGACACCGACGATGTACGGGGTGGAGAACACCATCTTCTACGTGCCCAACAACCTGGTGTCGGCGTCCTTCGACGGGTGGCCGACGTTCATCGCATTTGCCGCGGCCATCGTCACCTACGTCGCGGTCTCGCTGTCCACGCCGCCGGCCACCCTGCGCGGCCTGGACATCAGCGTGGCCGACGATGTGGACGACGCGCTGGCCTCGGCTCCGGTGAAGGCAGCGATCTAA
- a CDS encoding class I SAM-dependent methyltransferase, protein MHRPLGAITRGTTGRNRLRRCDRWMVHSPAVRTALESAADPLVVDLGYGALPVTTLELAARLPAVRPDVRVVGLEIDPERVQVARRHGTDVEFRVGGFELAGLRPVLVRAFNVLRQYPVEEVAGAWAIMQAGLAPGGLIVDGTCDELGRRCCWVLLDAQAPVSLTLACDPHHIERPSDLAERLPKVLIHHNIAGQPIHTLLAAADQAWAAAAGHGVFGPRVRWRAMLTALRDSGFPVEPQRRRLRDAVLTVPWSVVAPG, encoded by the coding sequence ATGCACCGGCCGCTCGGCGCCATCACCCGCGGCACCACCGGCCGCAACCGGCTGCGCCGCTGCGATCGCTGGATGGTTCACTCCCCCGCGGTGCGCACGGCGCTGGAATCGGCGGCCGATCCGCTGGTGGTGGATCTCGGCTACGGCGCGTTGCCGGTGACCACGCTGGAACTGGCGGCGCGGCTGCCCGCGGTGCGACCCGATGTGCGGGTGGTCGGTCTGGAGATCGACCCGGAGCGGGTACAGGTGGCCCGTCGGCACGGCACCGATGTGGAATTCCGGGTCGGCGGGTTCGAATTGGCCGGTCTGCGACCGGTTCTCGTGCGCGCGTTCAACGTGCTGCGGCAGTACCCCGTGGAGGAGGTGGCGGGTGCCTGGGCGATTATGCAGGCCGGTCTGGCGCCCGGCGGGCTGATCGTCGACGGCACCTGCGACGAGCTCGGCCGACGGTGTTGCTGGGTGCTGCTGGACGCACAGGCACCGGTGAGCCTGACGCTGGCCTGCGATCCCCACCACATCGAACGCCCGTCCGATCTGGCTGAGCGGTTACCGAAAGTGCTGATCCACCACAACATTGCGGGCCAGCCCATCCACACCCTGCTGGCCGCGGCGGACCAGGCGTGGGCCGCGGCGGCCGGTCACGGGGTGTTCGGGCCGCGGGTGCGGTGGCGGGCCATGCTGACAGCGTTGCGCGACAGCGGTTTTCCGGTGGAGCCGCAGCGGCGCCGCTTGCGCGACGCCGTGCTGACGGTGCCGTGGAGTGTGGTGGCCCCCGGTTAG
- a CDS encoding DUF2505 domain-containing protein gives MTRRSEYAVDFDAPAREVYAVFTDREFWEALMVAYRWQKQISDLTDFRTGETGTDIVFRQVMPRSNLPPVARAVMPVDMVVTREQHFDPFDEARDRAEGTYSAAIPAGLGHFGGTYFLEPTSAGSRLRLASVCKVSIPLVGGTLEQLILSNITGLYDSEGAFMADWAAGKR, from the coding sequence ATGACCCGGCGCTCGGAGTATGCGGTGGACTTCGACGCCCCGGCCCGGGAGGTCTACGCCGTGTTCACCGACCGCGAGTTCTGGGAAGCGCTGATGGTGGCCTACCGATGGCAGAAGCAGATCTCCGATCTGACCGACTTCCGCACCGGCGAGACCGGCACCGACATCGTGTTCCGCCAGGTGATGCCGCGCAGCAACCTGCCCCCGGTGGCGCGGGCGGTGATGCCGGTCGACATGGTGGTCACCCGTGAGCAGCACTTCGACCCGTTCGACGAGGCCCGCGACCGTGCCGAAGGCACCTATTCGGCCGCCATCCCCGCCGGGCTGGGGCATTTCGGCGGCACGTACTTCCTGGAGCCGACGTCCGCCGGCAGCCGGCTGCGGCTGGCCAGTGTCTGCAAGGTGTCCATCCCGCTGGTCGGCGGCACCCTTGAGCAGCTGATCCTGTCGAACATCACCGGCCTTTACGACTCCGAGGGCGCGTTCATGGCCGACTGGGCGGCCGGGAAGCGCTAG
- a CDS encoding DUF2505 domain-containing protein, whose translation MPRSFDMSVDYEGTVEQVRQAFGDEQFWLARLAEVGVGESSLDSLSTTDGAVSVATTLVLPREFLPAVATQFLTGDMRIQRRETWHPVADGTATGTVDCAIVGAPATMRGTSALSARGDRSRMDLRATVEVRIPLVGGKLETVIGGQLSNLLIEEQRFTTAWLAGS comes from the coding sequence ATGCCGCGTTCATTCGACATGTCCGTCGACTACGAAGGAACCGTGGAGCAGGTGCGTCAGGCGTTCGGCGACGAACAGTTCTGGCTGGCCCGCCTGGCCGAGGTGGGAGTCGGCGAATCGTCCCTGGATTCTCTGTCGACCACCGACGGCGCCGTCAGCGTCGCCACCACCCTGGTGCTGCCCAGGGAGTTCCTGCCCGCGGTGGCCACCCAGTTCCTCACCGGCGACATGCGCATCCAGCGGCGTGAGACCTGGCACCCGGTGGCGGACGGCACGGCAACCGGCACGGTGGACTGCGCCATCGTGGGAGCCCCGGCCACCATGCGCGGTACGAGTGCGCTGTCGGCCCGCGGTGACCGGTCCCGGATGGATCTGCGCGCCACGGTCGAGGTACGCATCCCGCTGGTGGGCGGCAAGCTGGAGACCGTGATCGGAGGTCAGCTGAGCAATCTGCTGATCGAGGAGCAGCGCTTCACCACGGCCTGGCTCGCCGGCTCATGA
- a CDS encoding UDP-N-acetylmuramate dehydrogenase, protein MTGSLYGGAAVAHDVPLAPLTTLRVGPVARRLITCTTADQIVATLSALDGEPHLILAGGSNLLIDDEIADLTVVQVASPRISLHGNLIRAEAGAVWDDVVVTAIAAGLGGLECLSGIPGSAGATPVQNVGAYGAEVSDTLTRVQLFEAGATRWADAAELGFGYRTSILKRPGPVPVVLEVEFALDPSGLSAPLRYGELSRTVGVEPGERAEPARVREAVLALRRGKGMVLDDADPDTWSAGSFFTNPVVTAQEFDQLQASVDGPVPHYPAGDAVKLAAGWLVEQAGFAKGYPGTEAPARLSTKHALALTNRGQARSADLVDLARRVRDGVWQRFGIRLEPEPVLVGCVI, encoded by the coding sequence GTGACCGGTTCGCTCTACGGCGGCGCGGCAGTGGCCCACGATGTGCCCCTGGCGCCCTTGACCACGCTGCGCGTGGGGCCGGTGGCACGTCGGCTGATCACCTGTACCACCGCCGATCAGATCGTGGCGACGCTGAGCGCGCTGGACGGCGAACCGCACCTGATCCTGGCCGGCGGGTCGAACCTGCTGATCGACGACGAGATTGCCGACCTGACCGTCGTCCAGGTCGCCAGCCCACGAATCTCCCTGCACGGCAACTTGATCCGCGCGGAGGCGGGCGCAGTCTGGGATGACGTGGTGGTCACGGCCATCGCCGCCGGGCTGGGCGGGCTGGAATGCCTGTCCGGCATCCCCGGGTCGGCCGGTGCCACCCCGGTGCAGAACGTCGGGGCCTACGGCGCCGAGGTGTCCGACACCCTGACCCGTGTCCAGCTGTTCGAGGCCGGCGCGACGCGCTGGGCTGATGCGGCCGAACTCGGCTTCGGATACCGCACCAGCATCCTGAAACGGCCCGGACCGGTGCCGGTGGTCCTGGAGGTGGAGTTCGCCCTCGACCCCAGCGGGCTCAGTGCGCCGCTGCGGTACGGCGAACTGAGCCGCACCGTGGGCGTCGAACCCGGCGAGCGCGCCGAGCCCGCCCGCGTGCGCGAGGCGGTGCTCGCGCTGCGCCGCGGCAAGGGCATGGTGCTCGACGACGCCGACCCCGACACCTGGAGCGCCGGCTCGTTCTTCACCAACCCGGTGGTGACGGCGCAGGAGTTCGACCAGCTGCAGGCCTCGGTGGACGGGCCGGTCCCGCACTACCCGGCCGGGGACGCCGTCAAGCTGGCCGCCGGTTGGCTGGTGGAGCAGGCCGGTTTCGCCAAGGGTTATCCCGGCACGGAGGCGCCGGCCAGGCTGTCCACCAAGCACGCTCTGGCGCTGACCAACCGCGGGCAGGCGCGCAGCGCAGACCTCGTCGACCTGGCCCGCCGGGTGCGCGACGGGGTGTGGCAGCGCTTCGGGATCCGTCTGGAACCCGAGCCGGTGCTCGTCGGTTGTGTGATCTGA
- a CDS encoding L,D-transpeptidase, whose translation MNRRRALGALALGVAAPGVLAACAQAANKIEAAVESPPPAPTLAYSPAVASADVTPTAPVSVKVTDGWFQKVALTNPDGKVVAGNLNRDRTEFTTAEPLGYGVQYTWSGSAVGQDGKAVPLAGNFTTVAPAVTVSGQFQLADGQTVGVAAPIILQFDAAIAEEDRAEVEKALKVTTTPEVEGSWAWLPDEVGGSRVHWRTKEYYPTGTVVHVDADLYGVPFGQNAYGAADSTLDFAIGRFQLVKAEASSHRIQVLTDAGVIMDFPCSYGEGDLDRNVTRSGIHVVTEKYEDFYMTNPAAGYANVRERFAVRISNNGEFIHANPASSGAQGNSNVTNGCINLSLTDAEQYFNTAMYGDPVEVTGTRIPLSYADGDIWDWAVPWEEWKSMSAVSSEASALNLPSTAPATPTDAPVPTAAPGG comes from the coding sequence ATGAATCGTCGTCGCGCCCTCGGCGCGCTGGCCCTCGGTGTTGCCGCACCCGGTGTCCTGGCGGCGTGCGCGCAAGCGGCGAACAAGATCGAGGCCGCGGTGGAGAGCCCGCCACCGGCCCCCACGCTGGCGTACTCACCCGCAGTGGCCAGCGCCGACGTCACCCCGACGGCGCCGGTCAGCGTGAAGGTCACCGACGGTTGGTTCCAGAAGGTCGCGCTCACCAACCCCGACGGCAAGGTGGTCGCCGGCAATCTGAACCGGGATCGCACCGAGTTCACCACCGCCGAACCGCTGGGCTACGGCGTGCAATACACCTGGAGCGGCTCGGCGGTCGGCCAGGACGGCAAGGCCGTCCCGCTGGCGGGCAACTTCACCACGGTGGCCCCGGCGGTCACCGTCAGCGGTCAGTTCCAGCTGGCCGACGGCCAGACCGTCGGAGTGGCGGCGCCGATCATCCTGCAGTTCGACGCGGCCATCGCCGAGGAGGACCGCGCCGAGGTGGAGAAGGCACTGAAGGTCACCACCACGCCCGAAGTCGAGGGCAGCTGGGCCTGGCTGCCCGACGAGGTGGGTGGCTCGCGGGTGCACTGGCGCACCAAGGAGTACTACCCGACGGGCACCGTGGTGCACGTCGACGCCGATCTGTATGGGGTGCCGTTCGGCCAGAACGCCTACGGGGCGGCCGATTCCACGCTCGATTTCGCCATCGGACGGTTCCAGTTGGTCAAGGCCGAGGCCTCCAGTCACCGCATCCAGGTGCTCACCGACGCCGGCGTCATCATGGACTTCCCCTGCAGCTACGGCGAGGGCGACCTGGACCGCAACGTCACCCGCAGCGGCATCCATGTGGTCACCGAGAAGTACGAGGATTTCTACATGACCAACCCGGCCGCCGGTTACGCCAACGTGCGGGAGCGGTTCGCGGTGCGGATCTCCAACAACGGCGAGTTCATTCACGCCAATCCGGCCAGCTCGGGCGCCCAGGGCAACTCCAACGTCACCAACGGCTGTATCAACCTCTCGCTCACCGATGCCGAGCAGTACTTCAACACCGCGATGTACGGCGACCCGGTGGAGGTCACGGGCACCCGCATCCCGCTGTCCTACGCCGACGGCGACATCTGGGACTGGGCGGTGCCGTGGGAGGAGTGGAAGTCGATGTCGGCCGTCAGCTCGGAGGCCTCGGCGCTGAATCTGCCGAGCACCGCCCCGGCGACACCGACCGATGCGCCGGTGCCCACCGCAGCGCCCGGCGGCTGA
- a CDS encoding SDR family NAD(P)-dependent oxidoreductase codes for MTSPTASPASADRRIAVVTGASSGIGEATAKTLAAQGFHVVVVARRRDRIEALAAEIDGTAVVADVTDGESVEALAAAVPGPVSVLVNNAGGAKGLAPVADADVEHWRWMWETNVLGTLRVTRALLPKLIDSGDGLIVTVTSIAASETYDGGGGYTGAKHAQGALHRTLRGELLGKPVRLTEIAPGAVETEFSLVRFGGDQERADKVYAGITPLVAHDVAEVIGFVAARPSHVNLDTIVIRPRDQAPNGRFNRKV; via the coding sequence ATGACGAGCCCAACTGCCTCCCCCGCCAGCGCCGACCGCCGCATCGCCGTGGTGACCGGCGCCAGCTCTGGAATCGGTGAGGCAACCGCGAAAACCCTTGCTGCCCAGGGCTTTCATGTGGTCGTGGTGGCCCGTCGGAGGGACCGGATAGAGGCGCTGGCCGCCGAGATCGACGGAACCGCGGTTGTGGCGGACGTCACAGACGGCGAGTCGGTGGAGGCCTTGGCGGCCGCAGTACCCGGGCCGGTGTCGGTGCTGGTGAACAACGCCGGCGGCGCCAAGGGACTGGCCCCGGTGGCCGACGCCGACGTCGAGCACTGGCGCTGGATGTGGGAGACCAACGTGTTGGGCACCCTGCGCGTGACCCGCGCCCTGCTACCCAAGCTGATCGACTCCGGTGACGGCCTGATCGTCACGGTCACCTCGATTGCGGCGTCCGAGACCTATGACGGCGGCGGGGGTTACACCGGCGCCAAGCACGCCCAGGGCGCGCTGCACCGCACGCTGCGCGGCGAGCTGCTCGGAAAGCCGGTGCGGCTCACCGAGATCGCCCCGGGTGCGGTGGAAACGGAGTTCTCGCTGGTGCGCTTCGGCGGCGATCAGGAGCGCGCCGACAAGGTATATGCGGGCATCACGCCGCTGGTGGCCCACGACGTCGCCGAGGTCATCGGCTTCGTCGCGGCCCGGCCGTCGCACGTCAACCTCGACACCATCGTGATCCGGCCACGCGACCAGGCGCCCAACGGGCGGTTCAACCGCAAGGTCTGA
- a CDS encoding ROK family transcriptional regulator yields MTASLSRTSRPATHPLRTRHAIVAPALRIGDAAAAAVFNAARLRGPIARDVIAQVTKLSIATVNRQVTALLDAGLLRERADLAASGAIGRPRVPVEVHHEPYLTLGVHIGATTTSIVAADLFGRTLDVVEMPTPRVPQEQALAALAGSARRYLSRWHRRRPLWVGVAIGGIVDGNTGHVDHQRLGWEQAPVGPVLAEALGLPVSVAAHVDAMAGAELLLGVRRFANPQATSLYVYARETVGYALVIGGRVHSPTTGPGTIANLPAHSELLGGSGQLESTVSDEAVLSSARRLGIVGENATVASVLRAARDGNAAARELLNERARVLGEAVALLRDLLNPDELVVGGQAFTEYPEAMAEVEAAYVARSVLPSRDLRVSAFGNRVQEAGAGIVSLGGLYADPLAAIRRSATSARVLAQSDAAVAHPA; encoded by the coding sequence ATGACTGCATCACTGTCCCGCACCTCGCGTCCGGCAACGCATCCCCTGCGGACCCGCCACGCCATCGTCGCGCCGGCGCTGCGGATCGGTGATGCCGCCGCGGCCGCGGTCTTCAACGCCGCCCGCCTGCGCGGCCCCATCGCGCGTGATGTCATCGCCCAGGTCACCAAACTGTCCATTGCCACGGTGAACCGCCAGGTCACCGCCCTGCTGGACGCCGGCCTACTCCGCGAACGCGCCGACCTCGCCGCCTCCGGGGCCATCGGCCGGCCCCGGGTACCCGTCGAGGTTCATCACGAGCCCTACCTGACCCTCGGCGTGCACATCGGCGCCACCACCACCAGCATCGTCGCCGCCGACCTCTTCGGCCGCACCCTCGACGTGGTAGAGATGCCGACCCCGCGGGTGCCCCAGGAGCAGGCGCTGGCCGCGCTGGCCGGCAGCGCGCGGCGCTATCTGTCGCGCTGGCACCGACGGCGCCCGTTGTGGGTGGGCGTGGCCATCGGCGGCATCGTCGACGGCAATACCGGCCACGTCGATCACCAACGGCTGGGCTGGGAGCAGGCCCCGGTGGGTCCGGTCTTGGCCGAGGCGCTGGGCCTGCCGGTCTCGGTGGCCGCGCATGTCGATGCGATGGCCGGGGCCGAACTGCTGCTCGGCGTGCGCCGGTTCGCCAACCCGCAGGCCACCAGTCTCTACGTCTACGCCCGCGAGACCGTGGGCTACGCGCTGGTGATCGGGGGCCGGGTGCACAGCCCCACCACCGGGCCCGGCACCATCGCCAACCTGCCCGCGCACTCTGAATTGCTCGGCGGCTCAGGCCAACTCGAGTCCACCGTCAGTGACGAGGCGGTGCTCTCGTCCGCGCGCAGGCTCGGGATCGTCGGGGAGAACGCCACTGTGGCCTCGGTGCTGCGCGCCGCCCGCGACGGCAACGCGGCCGCGCGGGAACTGCTCAACGAGCGGGCCCGGGTGCTCGGCGAGGCGGTGGCGCTGCTGCGCGATCTGCTCAACCCCGACGAACTGGTGGTCGGCGGCCAGGCCTTCACCGAATACCCAGAGGCCATGGCCGAGGTGGAAGCGGCGTACGTCGCGCGCAGTGTGCTGCCGTCCCGGGACCTCCGCGTGAGCGCCTTCGGCAACCGGGTCCAGGAGGCGGGCGCAGGCATCGTCTCCCTCGGCGGGCTCTACGCCGACCCGCTGGCGGCCATCCGGCGGTCCGCGACCAGCGCGCGTGTGCTCGCCCAGTCGGACGCCGCGGTAGCGCACCCCGCCTGA
- the mshA gene encoding D-inositol-3-phosphate glycosyltransferase, producing the protein MNSTPGPGCHDGGVRVAVLSVHTSPLAQPGTGDAGGMNVYVMQSALHLARRGVDVEIFTRATSSADEPVVQVAPGVLVRNVVAGPFEGLDKNDLPTQLCAFTAGVLRAEATHEAGYYDIVHSHYWLSGQVGWLARDRWAVPLVHTAHTLAAVKNAALADGDCPEPPLRSVGEQQVVDEADRLIANTEDEAQQLMSLHRADPSRIDIVHPGVDLTTFRPGSKAAARAALGLDPAAPTVAFIGRIQPLKAPDVLLRAVALRPGLHAVVAGGPSGSGLAAPDGLVALAAELGISDRVTFLPPQSRDQLVQVYRAADLVAVPSHSESFGLVAIEAQACGTPVVAAAVGGLPVAVRDGQTGALVSGHDPQRWADTLGAMLDSDLDATGRAAAAHASNFSWDRTVDDLLTAYHRAITDYSRTHRRPPAWELATRRGARRWSRRRGVRA; encoded by the coding sequence CTGAACTCGACCCCGGGCCCGGGGTGCCATGATGGGGGCGTGCGCGTCGCCGTGTTGTCCGTCCACACCTCGCCGCTGGCCCAGCCGGGTACCGGTGACGCCGGTGGGATGAACGTCTACGTCATGCAGAGTGCGCTGCATCTGGCCCGGCGCGGCGTCGACGTCGAGATCTTCACCAGGGCCACGTCCTCGGCCGACGAACCGGTGGTGCAGGTGGCGCCCGGGGTGCTGGTGCGCAACGTGGTGGCGGGGCCGTTCGAGGGCCTGGACAAGAACGACCTGCCCACGCAGCTGTGCGCGTTCACCGCCGGGGTGCTGCGCGCGGAGGCCACGCATGAAGCCGGGTACTACGACATCGTGCACAGCCACTATTGGCTCTCGGGCCAGGTGGGCTGGCTGGCCCGCGACCGCTGGGCGGTGCCGCTGGTGCACACCGCCCACACCCTGGCCGCGGTGAAGAACGCGGCGCTGGCCGACGGCGACTGCCCGGAGCCGCCGCTGCGCTCCGTGGGTGAACAACAGGTGGTCGACGAGGCCGACCGGTTGATCGCCAACACCGAAGATGAAGCCCAGCAACTGATGTCGCTGCACCGGGCCGATCCGTCCCGCATCGACATCGTGCACCCGGGCGTTGACCTGACGACGTTTCGCCCAGGATCCAAGGCGGCGGCGCGGGCGGCGTTGGGGCTGGATCCGGCTGCGCCGACGGTCGCGTTCATCGGCCGCATCCAGCCACTGAAGGCACCCGACGTGCTACTGCGCGCCGTCGCCCTGCGCCCGGGCCTGCACGCCGTGGTGGCGGGTGGACCGTCGGGCAGCGGGCTGGCTGCTCCGGACGGATTGGTTGCACTGGCTGCCGAACTGGGTATCTCCGACCGCGTGACGTTCCTGCCGCCGCAGTCGCGCGACCAACTGGTCCAGGTGTACCGCGCCGCCGACCTGGTGGCCGTGCCCAGCCACTCCGAGTCATTCGGGCTGGTGGCCATCGAGGCCCAGGCCTGCGGCACCCCGGTGGTGGCCGCCGCCGTCGGCGGGCTCCCAGTGGCGGTACGCGACGGCCAGACCGGCGCGCTGGTGTCCGGTCACGACCCGCAGCGGTGGGCCGACACCCTGGGGGCGATGCTCGACAGCGACCTGGACGCCACGGGCCGCGCCGCCGCCGCCCACGCCTCGAATTTCTCCTGGGACCGCACCGTCGACGACCTGCTGACGGCCTACCACCGCGCCATCACCGACTACAGCCGCACGCATCGCCGCCCGCCCGCCTGGGAGCTCGCCACCCGGCGCGGCGCTCGGCGGTGGTCGCGCCGACGGGGCGTGCGGGCATGA
- a CDS encoding YbjN domain-containing protein gives MNESVTALIEAALQERELVYTRHKGAHGGLPGLVVELPGDRKLKTNTILSIGEHSVRVEAFVCRKPDENFEGVYRYLLKRNRRLYGVAYTLDNMGDIYLVGRMALESVTADEIDRVLGQVLEAVDQDFNTLLELGFRTSIQKEWEWRVARGESLKNLQAFEHLIDD, from the coding sequence ATGAACGAGTCCGTCACCGCGCTCATCGAAGCCGCGCTGCAGGAACGTGAACTGGTCTACACCCGGCACAAGGGTGCCCACGGCGGGCTGCCGGGCCTGGTGGTGGAACTGCCCGGCGACCGCAAGCTCAAGACCAACACCATCCTCAGCATCGGTGAGCACTCGGTGCGGGTCGAGGCCTTCGTCTGCCGCAAGCCCGACGAGAACTTCGAGGGTGTGTATCGCTACCTGCTCAAGCGCAACCGCCGGTTGTACGGGGTGGCCTACACCCTGGACAACATGGGCGACATCTACCTCGTGGGCCGGATGGCGCTGGAGTCGGTGACCGCCGACGAGATCGACCGGGTGCTCGGCCAGGTGCTCGAAGCGGTCGATCAAGACTTCAACACGTTGCTGGAGTTGGGTTTTCGCACCTCCATCCAGAAGGAGTGGGAGTGGCGCGTCGCCCGTGGTGAGTCGCTGAAGAACCTTCAGGCCTTCGAGCACCTCATCGACGACTGA
- a CDS encoding phosphoglyceromutase: MAESTLVLLRHGESEWNALNLFTGWVDVDLTDKGRQEAVRCGELLVAEGVLPDVLYTSLLRRAITTANLALDAADRHWIPVHRDWRLNERHYGALQGLDKAETKEKYGDEQFMTWRRSYDTPPPPIEKGSKFSQDADPRYADVDGGPLTECLADVVARFVPYFEETIAADLRAGKTVLIAAHGNSLRALVKYLDGISDDDIVGLNIPTGIPLRYDLDENLKPIVAGGIYLDPEAAAAGAAAVANQGAR; encoded by the coding sequence ATGGCTGAATCGACCTTGGTGCTGCTCCGTCACGGCGAGAGCGAATGGAATGCTCTGAATCTGTTCACCGGTTGGGTGGACGTCGATCTCACCGACAAGGGTCGCCAGGAAGCCGTCCGGTGCGGGGAACTGCTGGTCGCCGAGGGCGTGCTGCCCGACGTGCTCTACACCTCGCTGCTGCGCCGGGCCATCACCACGGCGAACCTGGCGCTGGACGCCGCCGACCGGCACTGGATCCCGGTGCACCGCGACTGGCGGCTCAACGAGCGCCACTACGGTGCGCTGCAGGGTCTGGACAAGGCCGAGACCAAGGAAAAGTACGGCGACGAGCAGTTCATGACCTGGCGCCGCAGTTATGACACCCCGCCGCCGCCCATCGAGAAGGGCAGCAAGTTCAGCCAGGACGCCGACCCCCGCTACGCAGACGTGGACGGTGGCCCGCTGACCGAGTGCCTGGCCGACGTGGTGGCCCGCTTCGTGCCGTACTTCGAGGAGACCATTGCCGCCGACCTGCGGGCCGGCAAGACGGTGCTGATCGCCGCGCACGGCAACTCGCTGCGCGCCCTGGTGAAGTATCTGGACGGCATCTCCGACGACGACATCGTGGGCCTGAACATCCCCACCGGTATCCCGCTGCGCTACGACCTCGACGAGAACCTCAAGCCGATCGTCGCCGGGGGTATCTATCTCGATCCCGAAGCCGCCGCCGCGGGTGCGGCTGCGGTGGCCAACCAGGGCGCCCGGTAG